One part of the Dyadobacter sp. 676 genome encodes these proteins:
- a CDS encoding ATP-binding cassette domain-containing protein: MEEDFKPGEPVIEVRDLYKSFGDLHVLQGVDLTVNKGENMVVLGRSGTGKSVLIKIMVGLLKQDRGQCVVLGKEVSNLSGGDLRDLRLKIGFSFQNSALYDSMTVRENLEFPLVRNIPNLSRAEIDEQVEYVLDAVGLLQTINQVPAELSGGQRKRIGIARTLILKPEIILYDEPTAGLDPITCLEINELINEVKEKYQTTSIIITHDLTCARATGDRIAMLLDGKFLKTGTFEEVFDTDEERIKSFYDYNFIQ; the protein is encoded by the coding sequence ATGGAAGAAGATTTCAAACCCGGCGAGCCGGTAATCGAGGTACGCGACCTGTATAAATCGTTTGGCGATCTGCATGTGCTGCAAGGCGTGGACCTGACCGTCAATAAAGGCGAAAATATGGTTGTACTGGGCCGGTCGGGCACGGGGAAATCGGTATTGATCAAAATAATGGTGGGGTTGCTCAAACAAGACCGGGGGCAATGTGTGGTACTGGGGAAAGAAGTCTCCAACCTGTCGGGCGGCGATTTGCGCGACCTGCGCCTGAAAATCGGGTTTTCTTTCCAGAACAGTGCTTTATACGACAGTATGACGGTACGCGAAAACCTCGAATTCCCGCTCGTCCGGAATATCCCGAACCTTAGCCGAGCGGAAATCGACGAGCAGGTGGAATATGTGCTCGACGCCGTAGGCTTGCTCCAGACGATCAACCAGGTCCCGGCCGAGCTTTCGGGCGGCCAGCGCAAACGGATAGGCATCGCACGGACGCTGATCCTGAAACCGGAGATTATTCTCTACGACGAACCGACGGCCGGACTCGACCCCATTACCTGCCTGGAAATCAACGAGCTGATCAACGAGGTAAAGGAGAAGTACCAGACCACCTCGATCATCATCACACACGATCTCACATGCGCGAGGGCGACGGGCGACCGCATTGCAATGCTCCTCGACGGCAAGTTCCTGAAAACGGGCACTTTTGAAGAAGTATTCGATACCGACGAAGAGCGGATCAAGAGTTTTTACGATTATAATTTTATCCAGTAG
- a CDS encoding EcsC family protein, whose product MHISRYEEQIEPELTKWQLKMQKRPNFIDRTSKKVQDKINDIIPDKVHQVITGTIKQMVRGVLTGAEYTTTQSTPGASLEEIETAVRRKIDFYKKAGAAEGGITGAGGFWLALAEFPILIGIKIKLLFEIAALYGRPVNDYRERLFILHIFQLTFSSQKGRQQVFSQMIRWDERSRELPDDIHQFNWKTFQQEYRDYIDLAKMAQLIPGIGAAVGVIVNYRLLDQLGKNAMNAYRMRWFEERMPGGERTLLSPTTR is encoded by the coding sequence ATGCACATCAGCAGATATGAAGAACAGATTGAACCCGAGTTGACCAAATGGCAACTCAAAATGCAAAAGCGGCCTAATTTCATCGACAGGACCTCCAAGAAAGTTCAGGACAAAATCAACGACATCATTCCCGACAAGGTACATCAGGTAATCACAGGCACGATCAAACAGATGGTCCGCGGCGTGCTGACCGGCGCTGAGTACACTACCACACAAAGCACTCCCGGCGCTTCGCTCGAAGAGATCGAAACCGCTGTCCGCAGAAAAATCGATTTCTATAAAAAGGCGGGGGCGGCCGAAGGGGGTATTACCGGTGCGGGCGGATTCTGGCTGGCCCTGGCCGAGTTCCCGATCCTGATAGGCATCAAAATCAAGTTGCTTTTTGAAATAGCCGCGCTCTACGGCAGGCCAGTTAACGACTACCGGGAACGGCTTTTTATACTCCACATTTTCCAGCTGACTTTTTCGAGCCAGAAAGGAAGGCAACAGGTATTTTCGCAAATGATCCGGTGGGACGAGCGCAGCAGGGAGCTGCCCGACGACATTCACCAGTTTAACTGGAAGACATTCCAGCAGGAATACCGTGATTACATCGACCTCGCGAAAATGGCGCAGCTGATCCCGGGGATCGGCGCGGCCGTAGGCGTGATCGTGAATTACCGCCTCCTCGACCAGCTCGGGAAAAACGCTATGAATGCCTACCGGATGCGGTGGTTCGAAGAGCGGATGCCGGGAGGAGAAAGAACACTGCTTTCCCCGACAACCCGATAA
- a CDS encoding DUF2157 domain-containing protein gives MTTKSILNSLTGKGIISAQQADSIASFEGEKAFSVHGELRAILYVGILLFSSGAGVLIYENIDTIGHQAIIAAIALITAGCFYYTYKHSQPYTHGQADDPNKLVGYVLLLGCSTFLGLEGYLQFQYNLFGTRYGLAAIIPTALFFFCAYRFDHRGALSMAITGLASWLGLTIAPLSVLSANDFSDGKLIIPAIALGSVLTAVGWISEEQNVKKHFAFTYMLMGGNLACIAAQIELFNHSAKLLYFFIGIALCCFFVLRARRAQSLLFLLMGTVYGYCIVTYVIFTNLGADAALGLGIFYFLFSSVGVIYFLLNFKKFLGIKK, from the coding sequence GACTACAAAATCCATCCTTAACTCCCTCACCGGCAAGGGAATCATTTCCGCACAGCAGGCGGACAGCATTGCCTCGTTCGAAGGCGAAAAAGCTTTTTCCGTTCACGGCGAATTGCGCGCTATCCTGTATGTGGGGATTCTGCTTTTCAGTTCGGGCGCTGGCGTCCTGATCTATGAAAACATCGACACCATCGGGCATCAGGCCATTATCGCCGCGATCGCCCTCATTACGGCCGGCTGTTTTTATTACACCTACAAGCACAGCCAACCCTATACCCACGGGCAGGCCGACGACCCGAACAAGCTGGTCGGCTATGTGCTTTTGCTGGGCTGTTCGACGTTTTTGGGGCTGGAAGGTTATCTGCAATTCCAGTATAACCTTTTCGGAACGCGCTATGGCCTTGCGGCCATTATTCCCACGGCCCTTTTTTTCTTCTGTGCCTATCGTTTCGATCACCGCGGTGCATTGTCGATGGCGATTACCGGCCTCGCATCATGGCTTGGACTCACAATCGCGCCGCTTTCCGTGCTGTCGGCCAATGATTTTTCGGACGGCAAACTGATTATCCCGGCCATTGCACTGGGCTCCGTGCTGACGGCCGTGGGCTGGATTTCGGAGGAGCAAAACGTAAAAAAACACTTCGCGTTCACGTACATGCTCATGGGCGGCAATCTGGCGTGCATTGCCGCGCAGATCGAACTGTTCAACCATAGCGCGAAACTGTTATATTTTTTTATCGGCATAGCCCTATGCTGTTTCTTTGTGCTGCGAGCCCGTCGGGCCCAGTCGCTGCTGTTCCTGCTCATGGGCACTGTTTACGGTTATTGTATTGTCACATATGTCATCTTCACCAATCTCGGGGCGGATGCGGCGTTGGGTCTGGGGATTTTCTATTTCCTCTTTTCGAGTGTGGGCGTAATCTACTTTCTGTTGAACTTTAAAAAATTCCTGGGAATTAAAAAATGA
- a CDS encoding ABC transporter permease, which yields MSAKKKQYIYGKSLDNGLLAVYNGYIFFIRFFREIFRGRMEFQEIVRQCYAIGNRSLVLISLTGFITGMVFTKQSRPSLSEFGATSWLPSLVAIAIVRALAPLVTALISAGKIGSSIGAELGSMRVTEQIDAMEVSAVNPFKFLVVTRVIACTVAIPVLMFYCALVSLLGAFLNVTLNEGTSFIAFFQNAFEQITFLDIWTSVAKAIAYGFTIGIVGSYQGYNANKGTEGVGKAANSAVVISMFLIFIEEVIIVQVSNYFRV from the coding sequence ATGAGCGCTAAGAAAAAGCAGTACATATACGGCAAAAGTCTGGATAACGGCCTTCTGGCAGTTTATAATGGATATATTTTCTTCATCCGCTTCTTTCGCGAGATCTTTCGCGGCAGAATGGAATTCCAGGAAATCGTCAGACAATGCTACGCCATCGGCAACCGGTCTCTGGTACTGATCAGCCTCACCGGCTTTATTACCGGGATGGTGTTTACCAAGCAATCCCGCCCTTCGCTATCCGAGTTCGGGGCGACTTCCTGGCTGCCTTCCCTTGTCGCCATCGCAATCGTACGGGCGCTCGCGCCGCTGGTGACGGCGCTCATCAGTGCCGGCAAGATCGGGTCGAGTATTGGTGCCGAGCTGGGTTCGATGCGGGTAACCGAGCAGATCGACGCGATGGAAGTGTCGGCTGTAAATCCGTTTAAATTCCTGGTTGTCACCCGGGTGATCGCATGTACGGTCGCTATTCCCGTGCTGATGTTCTATTGCGCGCTGGTGAGCCTGCTGGGTGCATTCCTGAACGTTACCCTGAACGAAGGCACGAGTTTCATAGCGTTTTTCCAGAATGCATTCGAACAAATCACCTTCCTGGACATCTGGACATCGGTTGCGAAAGCGATCGCCTACGGTTTTACGATCGGCATCGTGGGCAGCTACCAGGGATATAACGCGAACAAGGGCACGGAAGGCGTCGGTAAGGCGGCTAACTCGGCCGTGGTGATCTCGATGTTCCTCATTTTCATCGAGGAAGTGATCATCGTACAGGTATCCAATTATTTCAGAGTTTAA
- a CDS encoding MlaD family protein: MATSTQRSVKVGLFVVIGILIFVVGILTIGSMKKVFSSTITVKTIFDDVNGLKAGNNIWYSGVKIGTVKSIRFLTNSKVEVMLNIEEKSKEFVRKNAKAKVSTDGLIGNKIIVIYGGTQKVPSIEDGDELLVEKIESTEEMLAVLSENNKNLLGITSAFKTISKNILAGKGTVGMLLNDERLYNDLDQTLGAMKKASVNAQALTASLAGYTAKLNEKGGLANDFATDTVIMKDLRSSIARLNETVSSANVMVNNLKTASADLNSNKTSPLGVLLHDEATAANLKETLKNLESTTEKLDENMTALRSNFLFRRYFRKKAKEEAKQPAKEDVKEQENQ, from the coding sequence ATGGCAACATCAACCCAAAGATCTGTTAAAGTAGGCCTTTTCGTCGTCATAGGTATTCTCATTTTCGTGGTGGGAATACTCACTATCGGTAGCATGAAAAAGGTTTTTTCTTCCACTATTACCGTAAAAACCATCTTCGACGATGTAAACGGTCTCAAAGCCGGCAACAACATCTGGTATTCGGGGGTGAAGATCGGGACGGTGAAAAGCATCCGGTTCCTGACCAACTCGAAGGTGGAAGTGATGCTGAACATCGAGGAAAAGTCAAAGGAGTTCGTGCGTAAAAACGCGAAAGCCAAGGTAAGCACCGACGGACTGATCGGTAACAAGATCATCGTGATCTACGGCGGCACACAAAAAGTGCCTTCCATCGAAGACGGCGACGAACTGCTCGTCGAGAAAATCGAAAGTACCGAAGAAATGCTGGCCGTGCTTTCGGAAAACAACAAAAACCTGCTGGGCATCACCAGCGCGTTCAAGACCATCAGCAAGAATATTCTCGCAGGAAAAGGTACCGTGGGCATGCTGCTTAACGACGAACGTTTGTACAACGACCTCGACCAGACGTTAGGCGCCATGAAAAAAGCATCCGTCAATGCGCAGGCACTGACCGCCTCGCTGGCCGGCTATACTGCCAAACTGAACGAAAAGGGCGGGCTCGCCAACGACTTTGCGACCGACACGGTGATCATGAAAGACCTGCGCAGCAGCATTGCCAGGCTGAACGAAACGGTTTCATCGGCGAATGTGATGGTGAACAATCTGAAAACCGCCAGCGCCGATCTCAATTCCAACAAAACCAGTCCGCTGGGTGTGCTGTTGCATGATGAAGCCACCGCCGCGAACTTGAAAGAGACATTGAAAAACCTGGAAAGCACCACAGAAAAGCTGGACGAAAACATGACCGCGTTGCGTTCGAACTTCCTTTTCCGCAGATATTTCCGCAAAAAAGCAAAAGAAGAAGCCAAGCAACCGGCCAAAGAGGACGTAAAAGAGCAGGAGAACCAATAA
- a CDS encoding sialate O-acetylesterase: MLKNLYRSVSPAKGPAATLLLSAVLMLLAVTYGAGQRFDAVLFGKLPQDYQLYPRDGNSEAKVPIAGVVETPGWKYVSVQVFRNNQPFQYCKGNIQYGSGEKGVFGTEATIRAERANYDFKVYLCKDTDSTLVVTRTRVVSGDVYILSGQSNATCFFGEPDTSMFCRTFGKITDILNTATYDPADTLWTLSNMHSYNNGVGTMGFEIQKQLMEHSGIPNCLINAGYHWSSAYSHSRRTENNPTDLTNGYGRMLYRARKAGVDHAVKAYIFRQGESEAYNEGGDWEGNFDILYKHLKSDFPALQKFYVFQIDVIYYPSFAGAILRDYQRRLPDIYPDIVTLATVGTTGFDGLHYNREGNKQSGVELSRLMLRDFYASADTFNITSPSIKKVFYSSQKNRLTLVFDESQQLKYPEPYKHKDGPLLDMKDFFFLNGQAGAVTGGRAEGNRVTLDLSSPQNASTLNYLPLYVEQGGPYFPFLGPCITNATGMRAFTFFNFPIANALDGTVLTARSDSSGGVKLSWHAVPGATGYILERKFGDATHFSMLARVAGNVAEWTDTPGETHLTITYRITAVSEVSESAGPAYAEVAPTLILGTEEDPVANFTVFPNPAQRGETVTIKFATPATGLIGLFDLHGRYLSGQKVSGGESRLTVPRHVTGVHFIQFEKGNRVFAKKLWVR; the protein is encoded by the coding sequence GTGCTGAAAAATCTCTACCGAAGCGTGTCCCCGGCAAAGGGCCCCGCCGCCACCCTCCTGTTATCGGCCGTTTTAATGCTCCTTGCAGTTACTTATGGTGCGGGGCAGCGTTTCGATGCGGTGCTTTTCGGTAAACTGCCGCAAGACTACCAGCTTTATCCGCGCGACGGTAACAGCGAGGCAAAAGTGCCCATAGCGGGAGTGGTGGAAACTCCGGGCTGGAAGTATGTTTCGGTACAGGTATTCCGCAATAACCAACCCTTCCAATATTGCAAGGGAAATATTCAATACGGATCCGGCGAAAAAGGTGTTTTCGGCACGGAGGCGACCATCAGGGCCGAGCGGGCCAATTATGATTTCAAGGTATACCTCTGCAAAGACACCGACTCGACGCTGGTCGTCACACGTACCCGGGTGGTAAGCGGCGACGTGTATATTCTCTCGGGCCAGTCCAATGCCACCTGTTTTTTCGGTGAGCCGGATACCAGCATGTTTTGCAGGACTTTCGGAAAAATTACCGATATCCTCAATACCGCGACATACGACCCCGCCGACACGCTCTGGACGCTTTCGAATATGCATTCCTACAATAACGGCGTAGGAACAATGGGCTTTGAAATCCAGAAACAACTGATGGAGCATTCGGGAATACCCAATTGCCTCATCAACGCGGGCTACCACTGGTCATCGGCCTATTCCCATTCCCGCCGGACAGAAAACAACCCTACAGACCTCACGAACGGCTACGGCCGCATGCTCTACCGCGCCCGGAAAGCGGGCGTTGACCACGCGGTAAAAGCATATATTTTCAGACAGGGCGAAAGCGAAGCCTACAACGAGGGCGGCGATTGGGAAGGGAATTTCGATATTTTGTATAAACACCTCAAATCCGATTTTCCGGCATTGCAAAAGTTTTATGTCTTTCAAATCGATGTCATTTACTACCCGTCGTTTGCAGGAGCCATCCTGCGCGATTACCAGCGCCGGTTGCCTGATATTTATCCCGACATCGTCACGCTCGCCACGGTCGGCACCACCGGTTTCGACGGCCTGCATTATAACCGCGAAGGCAACAAACAAAGCGGAGTCGAGCTTTCGAGACTTATGCTTCGCGACTTTTACGCATCGGCCGACACGTTCAACATCACGTCGCCGAGCATTAAAAAAGTCTTTTATTCTTCACAAAAAAATAGGCTCACGCTCGTATTCGACGAAAGTCAGCAATTGAAATACCCGGAACCTTACAAGCACAAAGACGGCCCGTTACTGGACATGAAAGACTTCTTCTTCCTGAATGGCCAGGCGGGGGCTGTTACTGGCGGGCGGGCAGAGGGCAACCGGGTCACCCTCGACCTGAGCAGCCCGCAAAATGCCTCTACGCTCAACTACCTGCCGCTTTATGTCGAGCAGGGAGGGCCGTATTTCCCATTCCTGGGCCCGTGTATTACCAACGCAACGGGCATGCGCGCTTTCACGTTTTTCAACTTCCCCATCGCCAACGCGCTGGACGGGACCGTTCTGACCGCCCGGAGCGACAGCAGCGGGGGCGTTAAGCTTTCTTGGCATGCGGTGCCCGGCGCCACGGGATATATTCTGGAACGGAAATTTGGCGATGCGACCCATTTTTCAATGCTCGCCCGGGTGGCGGGTAATGTCGCCGAATGGACTGACACGCCGGGCGAAACGCATCTGACGATCACCTACCGCATTACTGCGGTGAGCGAGGTGTCGGAATCGGCCGGGCCGGCTTATGCCGAAGTAGCACCGACGCTGATTTTGGGAACGGAAGAAGATCCGGTGGCAAATTTTACAGTATTTCCGAATCCGGCGCAGCGCGGTGAAACTGTCACTATTAAATTTGCGACGCCGGCGACGGGCCTTATCGGCCTCTTCGACCTGCATGGCCGTTATTTATCGGGGCAAAAGGTTTCGGGCGGAGAAAGCAGGCTCACCGTCCCGCGGCATGTTACGGGAGTACACTTTATCCAGTTTGAAAAAGGGAACCGGGTTTTTGCTAAAAAACTATGGGTCAGGTAA
- a CDS encoding Hpt domain-containing protein, which translates to MALQLNPALDLAYIDQAYGEDPVILYMIFDAFLSDSLPRWHSLQNALEAGDLQESASIVHGLKPSFTMTGLTYLRPKVEELEKAIKNDEPAEKLMEMYRSISAEIDELAPILESESERLKQL; encoded by the coding sequence ATGGCCTTACAACTCAATCCCGCCCTGGACCTCGCCTACATCGACCAGGCCTACGGAGAAGACCCTGTAATCCTGTACATGATTTTTGACGCGTTCCTGAGCGACTCCCTCCCGCGATGGCATTCGCTGCAAAACGCGCTGGAAGCCGGCGATCTCCAGGAATCGGCCAGCATTGTGCATGGACTGAAACCCTCGTTTACGATGACAGGGCTTACCTACTTGAGACCGAAAGTAGAAGAGCTCGAAAAAGCCATCAAAAACGACGAACCGGCCGAAAAGCTGATGGAGATGTACCGGTCGATTTCGGCGGAGATCGACGAATTGGCCCCTATTCTGGAATCGGAGTCGGAGCGGTTGAAACAGTTATAA
- a CDS encoding glycoside hydrolase family 43 protein → MKKLFALTLLNLICFQTFAQSKTSGNPVFPGWYADPEGIIFNKTFWIYPTYSAPYNKQVHMDAFSSKDLITWTKHSGIIDTSAIKWAKRAMWAPSIIEKDKKYYLFFGANDIQNDNEKGGIGVAVADRPEGPFRDYLGKPLIDKFHNGAQPIDQFVFKDKDGQHYLFYGGWRHCNVARLKSDFTGFIPFEDGTIFREITPKGYVEGPFMFIRNGKYYFMWSEGGWTGPDYSVAYAVADSPFGPFERVGKILQQDPKVATGAGHHSVIQVPGKDEWYIVYHRRPLTETDGNHRETCIDVMTFDEKGMINPVKITKEGVKAVRLN, encoded by the coding sequence ATGAAAAAACTGTTTGCATTAACGCTTCTGAACCTGATTTGCTTCCAAACTTTCGCACAATCCAAAACATCGGGGAATCCCGTATTCCCCGGCTGGTACGCCGACCCGGAGGGAATCATTTTTAACAAAACATTCTGGATTTACCCTACTTATTCAGCACCTTACAACAAGCAGGTGCATATGGACGCATTCTCTTCGAAGGACCTCATCACCTGGACCAAACATTCCGGCATTATCGACACTTCGGCCATCAAATGGGCCAAAAGGGCTATGTGGGCCCCCTCAATCATAGAAAAAGACAAGAAATATTACCTGTTTTTCGGGGCCAACGACATCCAGAACGACAATGAAAAGGGCGGTATCGGCGTAGCGGTGGCCGACCGACCCGAGGGACCATTCAGGGATTACCTCGGTAAACCCCTGATCGACAAGTTCCATAACGGCGCGCAGCCTATCGATCAGTTTGTGTTTAAAGACAAGGACGGCCAGCATTACCTTTTCTATGGCGGCTGGCGGCATTGTAACGTAGCCCGGCTGAAAAGCGATTTTACCGGCTTTATTCCCTTCGAGGATGGTACCATATTCCGCGAAATCACCCCCAAAGGCTATGTGGAAGGCCCGTTCATGTTTATCCGTAACGGCAAATACTATTTCATGTGGTCGGAAGGCGGCTGGACCGGCCCCGATTACTCGGTGGCATACGCAGTGGCGGATTCGCCTTTCGGGCCGTTTGAGCGCGTGGGGAAAATCCTGCAACAGGACCCCAAAGTAGCAACCGGTGCCGGTCACCATTCCGTCATCCAGGTGCCGGGAAAAGATGAGTGGTATATCGTTTACCACCGCCGCCCGTTGACCGAGACGGACGGCAACCACCGTGAAACTTGTATCGATGTGATGACATTCGACGAAAAGGGCATGATCAACCCGGTGAAAATCACCAAAGAGGGCGTCAAAGCCGTTCGTTTAAACTGA